Within Ipomoea triloba cultivar NCNSP0323 chromosome 9, ASM357664v1, the genomic segment ACTACACATCGAGGATTTCTGTTACAATTATAGCATGTACGTGTACGGAACTTTTATTTAGTTTGCAATTCTGtatgcatcatatatatattcatctatAACTAAAGAACTAAAAACCTATTCTCAACTTGTATTGATGATGCTTTATGTTAGACTCCTCCAAGAATAATAAACTTTTGTCCCGTACTAGTTGTGTCGATTATAAATGTTTTCTTCTAGGCCTTGacttgaaacttttttttttttaatctaattagATCTTATTGGACTAATATTATGGGATGTTTAGTAAATGATTGAACTTCTGTAATGAGTGATTTAGAACAGGTTCCTTCCAGGTCATCTTAATCTCACCCAGATTGTCCTCATCCCTAAAGAAGCAAAGCCTGAAAGCATGGGTGATCTGCGTCCCATTGCCCTTTGCAACATTATGTATAGAATTGAGTCGAAGATTCTTGCCAATCGTCTCAAACCTTTGCTTAATTTCCTAGTCTCTGATTCTCAAACAGCTTTTATTAATTCCGGGTAGGTTGATTACGGATAATGTCATGGTTGCGTATGAAGTTAACCATTaattatttgaaaagaaaaaggcaagaGCGAGGAAACTAGTTTCGTCGGGGTCAAGCTCGATATGAGCAAAGCTTATGATAAGGTTAGATGGGAATTCCTAAGGGCTTTTCTCTACAAATTGGGCTTCTCAGAATGGGTGGTGCACTTTATCTGGGAGTTAATTTCTTCGGTTGAGTATAGGATTCTTCTTCACAGGAGGGAAGTTGGGGCTGTTATTCTTAAGAGGGATTTGCCACAATAATAcaaggaccaaatgaggatgttctctATAAGAAGGATTGAAAGTGGACTACCgcatataaatttaggacaaaaaagaaattaaatgttattttttgtaGAGTAGAAATGAGAGTTGAAGGGGTACATGGTggagaattttaattaaataagaggGTGACATGGTGATGATGATAGTTAAAATAGTATAAAACTTATTCAActacatatttatcatttttggtaataaatttttttttataaaataaatatattgtatttgtctcttccttttttttttttggttagaccATGAGGTATCCTGAGCAGGCCCTAACTCATAGGAAgcacctttaagcccgtaccatactcagCCTAATCGTCATTCGCACCgggccggcccaattaaggggcaaagtgctggccatattggtttttccatacaagagggGGTTTGAATTCTCGACCTCTTTTAACCCAAtcgggtagctcaagtggcaaatgagttCTCTTTGTGGAGAAGGATTTCGGGAGAATCCGGGTTTGATCCTCACAAgcgacgattccccctgggccagcttcTGTGTCAAAAACAAAGATCAAGAAAGATTACATATgccaattcttttttttattttttaattatcttttgTACGTGTTTGTTAGAGTTGCCAATGCAACATATTCTTCCAATATATAGATACACTCTGCACAGAAGAATTTGTTCTTCTACGCACTTGCTTTTTGTGTGTATAAATTAAAGAGTACAGTTTGTccattttcaagaaattaaatatttggagatcaaaatacctttgtcatatttgatatattcttaattattgTATTGTCTTAAGAACGATAATTTTGTCCCTTACTTGATTCACTCTTGAGTACCATAAACCAACAACCACTAGTCATTTAGTTTGACTAAAAAAACTCAACAAGGCTAGTTAACTTAGaatgaaatgaaagaaaaaaaaaactagagttTGTCTAGTGTTAGAACCGAAAATGCTTCAAATCGTGCTTAAATACGGTACAAAGCAAGGCTGCACGGGCATGCACAACGCCAGACCAGACACACAACAATATATACAACTCTGGAAAGGAATTCTGCCATGGATGGACGAGCATGTATTGACACCTTCATAACATTGGAATTAGTCTTGATGATTTTTTTCATGAAAGTTGTAACTATCCAAATTAGCAATAAAGCAATAATTACTCAATTTGGGCATTCATACATTGAAGTGAGTTTGAATTAGGGCTGCCGCCGTCGCATTGTTTCTTGGTCGACATACAACacattattttctctctctctctatatatatatatatgtattccaTGTATGCGATCGTTGTAAAGTATATATAAGACTAGCTAGGCTTGAATTCGCAggttgttttgttttaatttgaccTTGATCGAAAGTGGGTTGAATTGTCTTGAACAGCTTTGGTGATTGGGGGAAGCAACCACTTGGAAGCCTCTATGTAACTCAGGGTCAGGTATTTCTTCGCTTCTGCATCTGTCAGCTTCTTAACGAACTTTATACGTTTAGACATGTCAGATCCTGGCCCTGTATTCTTATATTCTCCCAAGTATGCTGACCTGCATACAGTCACAAGATTATAAGTTTGACTATCCGTGTGAATGTAGGTATATTAGCTTTATTGGTTCGAGTCCActagaacaaattaaattggtTTACAAAAAGATCACAAAGTTATGTTTATCACAGCACACCCTCGATTAGGTTTAGTGTCTAGGGTTTCCCTGGAAAAAggaacaataatatatatatatatatatatataatgagatgACTTACGCTCCATCGGTACGACTGTTGTGGATCCCAAGCCATCCCTCGGGTCTAATGGCAGCAGAAATATCAGAATAGGAAAATACGGTCTTAGCAAAAGGATACCAAATTCTGCCTAGGTATGCAACTCTAGATTTGGCATCCCCGGTAACTCGGCATTGTACGAAAGAGTATCCTGTGTCTTCTTTTTCACTTTTCCTAGCGTGTGCCGTCACATAATCCATTGTGTCGCCTGGGATAACATGCATTTCTGTGCTCTGCATATATGCGCCGCCCCATGCAACAAATTAAATCCAAAACACAATTAATCCATGCATTTTAATATTAggtttaaaccctaaacctgagGGCCCTTCAATTATATGTATTTTAGATTAAAGATTTTACCAAAATGATAGTCTTGGCACTGCCAAAGAAGAAATCTACAGTGCCTTCAACGTAGCAATCCTTATAGAAATGTTTGTTAATATTATCACAAAGGGTGTCTTGGAATCCATAAAATTTACAGTTGTAGAACGCAGCCTTGTCACCGGCAATGGTCAGAGCCACAGCTTGTTGGCCCGGTTTACCACTGGGCCTGGGAGCTGAATTCTGTACACACAACgccaaacaacaaattaaaaatttatttttaggtaGCCGCCCAAGTTGATCTGTTATGGACTCGGGTATACCTTGCAAAGCGGACTCAGGttcttcacaattttagaactctatatttacaattttagaactatatattcaaaattttagatctcaatatacaaaattacatcaTTCAATATTCACATATTTATtctatagattcaaaaattgttctatactattaaatatagagttatgaaattgtgaatat encodes:
- the LOC116029167 gene encoding pectinesterase 1-like yields the protein MATNTVLINVVSVIIVCVVVFYPVNVTSDDTVPIPQQKSQVESWFKANVQPLASRKDLDPALTKAEAAAVHIGVGKGGKFKTIQEAVNSIPKKNTKRYIINIAGGTYKERVKVDYDKPFVTFYGDPKSRPLVDAAGTAAQFGTIESATVQVLSDYFMAVNIDFKNSAPRPSGKPGQQAVALTIAGDKAAFYNCKFYGFQDTLCDNINKHFYKDCYVEGTVDFFFGSAKTIILSTEMHVIPGDTMDYVTAHARKSEKEDTGYSFVQCRVTGDAKSRVAYLGRIWYPFAKTVFSYSDISAAIRPEGWLGIHNSRTDGASAYLGEYKNTGPGSDMSKRIKFVKKLTDAEAKKYLTLSYIEASKWLLPPITKAVQDNSTHFRSRSN